The DNA sequence CTTCTCCTCTCTTCGTATGGTAGTTATCCTAAACAGTATAGGATGCGTAAACTTGCTTGGGGACGCCTTGTTGCGTCCGGAAAACGCCTAGTGTGCCTCTTCCAGCGATCCCTGGATGTAGATCATGGCCAGAAGCATGAAGACGAAGGCCTGGATGAAGGAGACCAGCACGCCCATGAGCATCATCGGCAGCGGCACCAGGAAGGGGGCCAGGCCGAAGAAGATCATCAGGACCAGTTCATGGCCGTTCATGTTGCCGAAGAGACGCAGGGTGAGGGAAACCGGGCGGCTCAAGTGGCCGATGACCTCGATGAAGAACATGACCGGAGCCAGCCAGGCGATGGGGCCCATGAAATGTTTCAGGTAGTGCAGGCCGTGGTGCTTGATCCCGACCACATGGGTCGAGAGGAAGACGATCACGGCACAGGCGGCCGTGGTGTTGATGTTGGCGGTGGGTGGGAAGAAGCCCGGGATCAGACCGGTCAGGTTGGAGACCAGGATAAAGATCGCCAGGGTGGCTATCAGCGGGAAGTAGGGACGGCCATGTTCGCCCATGGTCTCGACGATCATGTTTTCAATGCCGCCGACAACCACTTCCATGAAGTTCTGCAGGCCGCCGGGGATCGCTTTGAGCGCCGACGTGGCCAGGACGGAAAGCACCAGCAGCAGCACGATGATCAGCCAGGTGTAGGCGATGGCATCGGCGCTGGCCTCGTTGAGATGCAGCGGCGCCAGCAGGTTGCGGAAAAACTCGAGAAACAGTAAAGGGTGAACCATGGAGCTAACCTCCCGTGCGCAAGGCACTATATAATGAAAGTGCAATTATGTTGGCAACGATAACGGACAGTCCCACCAGCAGCCCTGCCAGCGAGAACCATCCCGAAGTGATGATGACATACAGTACCAGGCCGGTGACGGTGATACGGCCCACGAACCGGATTTGGGCGTACAGATTCGGTTTGGCCGGCATCAGTCCGAGGATGCGCTGGAGCACGTTGCGCAGCCAGGCGAAATTACTGATGGCAATGATGCCGCCTGCCAGGATGCCCATGCCGGCCTTGGCCGAAAAAAAGGCGAAGCCCCCGATGCTCAGAACCGCCAGCAGGGCCAGGCTCCCTTTGATGATGACGGCGAAGAGGTTATCTTCGTTGATCGCTGTCGTCATCTCTGCGGATCTCCCTGCCGGCTATCACGTAAATATTCTTGAAACCGGCCGCAATCCCGATAAATAAAAAGATATAAAAGAACCACGGCTTGGTGCCAAGCCACCGGTCGAGCGCCAGGCCGAACCAGACGCCGATCCCTATTGCCAGGACGACCGAGATGCCCATGCTGGACACCATGGACAGGCTCCTGAGCAGATCGCGTTTGTCACGATCCATGATCAGAACCCCCGCCCGAAGTTGATACCAAAATCGATATTCCTTAGCATGGCAGCGCTCGTAATGTCAAACAAAATAACAGAATAACGTTTGACCTAGGCGATGAGCCGGAAGCATTTCGCCGCGGCGGCGATGGTTTTTTCGATATCGGCATCGCTGTGGGCGGCCGACACGAATGCGGTCTCGAACTGGGACGGCGCCAGGTAGATCCCTTCATCCAGCATGGCCAGGAAGTATGTGGCGAACGCCTTGGTGTCGCAGGCGGAGGCGGTCGGCCAATCGTGGACCTCGTTCTTGCTGAAGAAGGCGCAGAACATGCTGCCGACCCGCGTGGAATAGATCGGGTAGCCGGCGGTCTTGGCGGCCGCGGCGATGCCCTCCGCCACCTGGCGGCTCTTCTCTTCCAGTTTTTCATAGAAGCCGGGCTGTTTGAGCAGCGTAAGGGTCGCGATGCCGGCCGACATGGCCAGCGGGTTGCCGGAGAGGGTGCCGGCCTGGTAGATGCCGCCGGACGGAGAAAGTTTTTCCATGATTTCGCGCTTGCCGCCAAAGGCGCCCACCGGCAGGCCGCCGCCGATGATCTTGCCCAGGGTGGTCATGTCGGGGGTGATGCCGAACAGGGACTGGGCGCCGCCGTAGGCCACCCGGAAACCGGACATGACCTCGTCGAAGATCAGGATGATCCCCTCGTTGGTGCAAATCTCGCGCAGCCCTTCCAGGAAACCTTCCCGGGGGGGGACGGTTCCCATGTTGCCGGCCACCGGCTCCACGATGATGCAGGCGATGGTGCCCTTGTTTTCGGCCACCAGTTTTCTGACCGAGTCGAGGGAGTTGTATTCCGCCGTCAGGGTGTGTTTGGCAAAATCGGCAGGCACGCCGGGCGAATCGGGCACGCCGAAGGTGGCCGCGCCGGAGCCGGCCTTGACCAGCAGGGAGTCTGCGTGGCCGTGATAGCAGCCGGAAAATTTGAGGATATTGTCCCGCCCGGTGTAGCCGCGCGCCAGGCGGATGGCGCTCATGGTGGCCTCCGTCCCGGAGCTGACCATGCGCACCATCTCTATGGAGGGGACGGCCTCGATCACCATGCCGGCCAGGATGGTCTCCTGCTCCGTCGGCGCGCCGAAGCTGGCGCCGTTGTCCATGGTCCGCTTGACCGCCTCGATCACCTGCGGGTGGCAGTGCCCCACGATCATCGGCCCCCAGGAGCCGACGTAGTCCACGAAGGCATTGCCGTCTTCATCGTAGATGGCGCTCCCGGCCGCCTTTTTGATGAAAAGGGGGTCGGCTCCCACGGACTTGAACGCCCTGACCGGGCTGTTGACGCCGCCGGGGATTGCTGCTTTGGCCTGCTGGAAGAGAGCGCTGGAACGGGTGTGATTCATGGTGGAAGGACCCCTCATATTTTATTTTGAAATGAGCTTGCCAATGGGGTGTTTTGAATAGCACACCCTCCTCGATATTGTCAATCGCAAAGAAGGTTTTTTATTTTGATTTTAGTAGGTTGTGGGTAATGGCGGGGTATTTTGCGCGGCCCGAAAAAGGGGGAAAAATCTGCTTGACAAAGAAAATCAAATAACCTATTTTGACAACGTTTTGTATACAGTATACCGCAAGTAATTAGGAGGGTTTCCGATGCTTGGTGCATATCTCCCCATACTTCTCCTGGTCATAGTCGCCGTGTTGTTCGGGCTGGTTTCCATCGTCCTGTCCTCGCTCATCGGCCAGAAGAAGCCTTCCCCCGTCAAGCTGGCTCCGTACGAGAGCGGCTGCGTGCCGGTCGGAACGGCCCGGGAACGTTTCTCGATCAAGTTCTACCTGATCGCCATGCTGTTCATCCTGTTCGACATCGAGGCCGTGTTCCTCTATCCCTGGGCGATCCTCTACAAGAAGCTCGGCGTGTTCGGCCTGGTCGAGATGGGAACCTTTATCGTCATTCTCTTTGTCGGTTACATTTACGTCTGGAAAAAAGGAGCACTGGAATGGGAGTAGACAATCCGCTTGGCGACAACATCATAACCACGTCCTTGGATGCGCTCGTCAACTGGTCGAGGAAGTCGTCCATCTGGCCCATGACCTTCGGCCTGGCATGCTGCGCCATCGAGATGATGGCCGCCGGCGCTTCCCATTACGACCTCGACCGTTTCGGCATCATCTTCCGTGCCTCCCCCCGGCAGTCCGACTGTATCATCATCGCCGGTACGGTCACCAAGAAGATGCTGCCGGTCATCAAGACCGTCTATGAGCAGATGCCCGAGCCGAAATGGGTCATCGCCATGGGCGCCTGCGCCTGTTCGGGCGGGATCTTCGATACCTACAGCGTTGTGCAGGGGATCGACGAGGCGCTGCCGGTGGATGTCTATATCCCCGGGTGCCCGCCGCGCCCCGAGGCGCTCCTGTACGGCCTGATGAAACTACAGGATAAGATCATGCATGACAAGAACTCGTTTGGCTCCGCCATCGGTCTGGGCAACAGAATCGAGTCGGCTGCAGCGTAAGTCACCGGGTACACTGAATATATCAAATCCCAGACAAAGGGTCGAATGCCATGGCAGAGAACAATCGCGCAGTAGTCAAGTTGAAAGAGAAATTCGCCTCTTCCATCGTCGAGGTCGTCGAGTTTCGCGGTGAAGTGACGGTGACGATCAAAAAGGAAGACCTTCTGGCCGTTCTTGCCTTTCTGAAGCAGGCCCTCCAGTTCAATCTGCTCACCGACGTGACCGCGATCGACTATCTGGGCAAGAGGGAAGAACGCTTCATGATGGTCTACCTGCTGTACTCCATCCCCAACAAGGACCGGTTGCGCATCAAGGCGGCCGTTTCCGAGGCGGAGTGCCATATCGAGAGCGCGACCCAGGTCTGGGCTGCCGCCAATTGGCTGGAGCGCGAGGTCTACGACCTGTTCGGCATCACGTTCGACAACCACCCCGACCTGCGGCGCATCCTGATGACGCCCGATTGGGAAGGTTATCCGTTGCGCAAGGACTACCCGCTTCAGGGGCCGGACCGGGAACCCTATAAGGGCCGCCTGTCGTAAGTTCCCGCACCAACGTACTTCGTATCTACGATCATAGAAGAGGCGATATATGGCTACTACGGAAAAGATGACGCTGAATATGGGGCCGCAGCACCCCAGCACCCACGGGGTTCTCAGGCTCGTTCTCGAACTGGACGGCGAAGTGATCACCAAGATCACCCCGGACATCGGCTACCTGCACCGCGGGGTGGAGAAGCTCTCCGAGCACCGCACCTACCACCAGGTCCTGCCGCTGACCGACCGCCTCGACTACCTGGCCCCCATGCACAACAATCTGGGGTATATCCTGACGGTTGAGAAGTTGCTGGATATCCAGGTCCCGGAGCGGGCCCAGACCATCCGCATCATCATGGCCGAACTGACGCGCCTCGAGTCCCATCTGGTGTGGCTTGCCACGCATGCCCTCGATATCGGCGCCATGACGGTCTTCCTCTATGCCTTCCGCGAGCGCGAGGTCATCATGGAGACCTATGAACTGATCTCCGGCGCCCGCATGACTTCCAACTTCTTCCGCGCCGGCGGCCTCTCGCAGGATGTGCCGCCCGAATTCGAGAAGAAGGTGCGTGATTTCATCGATGCCATGCCCGGCAATCTGGATCAGTACGAGGGGCTCCTGACCACCAACCCGATCTGGCTCAAGCGTACGATCGGCAACGGCGTCATCACGGCCGAGGACGCCATCGACATCGGCATTACCGGCCCGGCCCTGCGCGGTTCCGGCGTGGACTGGGACCTGCGTCGCGACAATCCCTATTCCGGGTACGAAAACTACCAGTTTCAGGTTCCGGTGGGGGAAAAGTGCGATACCTTCGACCGCTACAAGGTGCGCCTGGTGGAGATGCGGGAAGCATGCAAGATCGTCACCCAGGCCCTCGACCGGCTCAAGCCGGGCCCGGTGCTGGCCGATTGCCCCCAGGTCTGTTACCCCCCCAAGGAAAACGTCTACAACTCCATAGAAGGTCTGATCCACCACTTCAAGATCGCCTCCGAAGGGTATCCCGTACCGGAAGGCGAAGTCTACCAGGGGGTTGAAAACCCCAAGGGCGAGTTGGGGTTCTACATCGTCAGCGACGGCAGTTCCAAGCCCTACCGCATGAGGATTCGGCCGCCCTCATTCGTCAACCTCCAGGCCATCGAGAAGATGGCCAAGGGGGCCATGATTGCCGACCTGGTGGCTGTAATCGGAACGTTGGACGTCGTTCTTGGCGAAATAGACAGATAACTCCCGTAACGATTCAAAGGAGACGGCGCGAATGAGTGAAGCAGTTGCGCAACAGGCAAAAGAACAGGAACCGGAAGTAGACCTCTCCATAGCCGATAAGGTTATCGATAAATACATCGATCTGCCGGGCAACCTGATGCCGGTCCTTCAGGGGGTCCAGGACGAGTACGGGTATGTGCCCCGCAAGGTTGCCGACTATGTCGCCGAGCGGCTGAACGTCTACCCCAGCCAGATCTACGGCGTCCTCACCTTTTACGCCCAGTTTCATCTGAAACCCCGCGGCAAGTTCATCATCCGGGTCTGCGTCGGGACCGCCTGCCACGTCTCGGGCGCTCCGCGCATCGTCGAAACCTTCTTCGACAAGCTGCACATCGGCCACGCCGAGACCACGCCGGACCTGCGCTACACCTTTGAAAAGGTCGCCTGCCTGGGCGCCTGCGGCATGGCGCCGTTGGCCATGGTCAACGATGACACCTTCGGCAAGATGACGGTCCAGAAGGTTGACGAGATAATTGCCGAATACAACCAGCGGCCGATGAAATAGAACCGACTCAACCATTCCAGCAGGGGACAAAGCGTTATGGGCGAAGCAATAAAAATTCTGATATGTCAAGGGACCGGCGGTATCTCGGCCGGTGCGAAAAAGGTTGAGGCGGAATTTCGCCGGGTGCTCCAGGAAAAGGGCGTTGACGCGGTGGTGGGCAAGCGTTGTGAGGTCATCCACACCGGTTGCCGCGGGCTGTGCGCCAATGACGTCCTGGTGGACATCATTACCGAAGAGCAGGGGCGGGTCACCTACGATTTCGTTCAGCCTGAAGAGGTCGAACAGCTCGTCAACGAGCATATCGTCGGCAAGACGGTCCTGGAAAAACGGAAGGCGAAACCGTACTACAACACGTTCGTCGACGCCCAGATGCGGGTCGTCATGTCCGGCTGCGGCCAGATAAACCCCGAGTCGCTGGACGCATTTCTCGGGGAAGACGGATTCAAGGCCATAGAGAAATGCATCACGACCATGAAGCCGGAAGAGGTCATCGAAGAGGTCAAGAAGTCCGGCCTGCGCGGTCGTGGGGGCGGCGGTTTCCCCACCGGCATGAAGTGGTCCTTCTGCAAGGCCTCCCCGGGCGAGCACAAATACCTGATCTGCAATGCCGACGAAGGCGACCCGGGCGCGTTCATGGACCGTTCGCTCCTGGAAGGCGACCCCTACTGCATCATCGAAGGCATGATGATCGCCGCCTATGCCATCGGCTGCGACTTCGGCTATGTGTATGTCCGCGCCGAGTACCCCCTGGCGGTGCAGCGCCTCCAGCGCGCCATCGACGACTGCTACGAAAAGGGCTACCTGGGGCAGAACATCAAGGGGTGGGGCCTCAACTTCGACATG is a window from the Oryzomonas sagensis genome containing:
- the atpB gene encoding F0F1 ATP synthase subunit A translates to MVHPLLFLEFFRNLLAPLHLNEASADAIAYTWLIIVLLLVLSVLATSALKAIPGGLQNFMEVVVGGIENMIVETMGEHGRPYFPLIATLAIFILVSNLTGLIPGFFPPTANINTTAACAVIVFLSTHVVGIKHHGLHYLKHFMGPIAWLAPVMFFIEVIGHLSRPVSLTLRLFGNMNGHELVLMIFFGLAPFLVPLPMMLMGVLVSFIQAFVFMLLAMIYIQGSLEEAH
- a CDS encoding ATP synthase subunit I, with the protein product MTTAINEDNLFAVIIKGSLALLAVLSIGGFAFFSAKAGMGILAGGIIAISNFAWLRNVLQRILGLMPAKPNLYAQIRFVGRITVTGLVLYVIITSGWFSLAGLLVGLSVIVANIIALSLYSALRTGG
- a CDS encoding AtpZ/AtpI family protein, which codes for MDRDKRDLLRSLSMVSSMGISVVLAIGIGVWFGLALDRWLGTKPWFFYIFLFIGIAAGFKNIYVIAGREIRRDDDSDQRR
- the hemL gene encoding glutamate-1-semialdehyde 2,1-aminomutase, encoding MNHTRSSALFQQAKAAIPGGVNSPVRAFKSVGADPLFIKKAAGSAIYDEDGNAFVDYVGSWGPMIVGHCHPQVIEAVKRTMDNGASFGAPTEQETILAGMVIEAVPSIEMVRMVSSGTEATMSAIRLARGYTGRDNILKFSGCYHGHADSLLVKAGSGAATFGVPDSPGVPADFAKHTLTAEYNSLDSVRKLVAENKGTIACIIVEPVAGNMGTVPPREGFLEGLREICTNEGIILIFDEVMSGFRVAYGGAQSLFGITPDMTTLGKIIGGGLPVGAFGGKREIMEKLSPSGGIYQAGTLSGNPLAMSAGIATLTLLKQPGFYEKLEEKSRQVAEGIAAAAKTAGYPIYSTRVGSMFCAFFSKNEVHDWPTASACDTKAFATYFLAMLDEGIYLAPSQFETAFVSAAHSDADIEKTIAAAAKCFRLIA
- a CDS encoding NADH-quinone oxidoreductase subunit A; this translates as MLGAYLPILLLVIVAVLFGLVSIVLSSLIGQKKPSPVKLAPYESGCVPVGTARERFSIKFYLIAMLFILFDIEAVFLYPWAILYKKLGVFGLVEMGTFIVILFVGYIYVWKKGALEWE
- a CDS encoding NADH-quinone oxidoreductase subunit B, with amino-acid sequence MGVDNPLGDNIITTSLDALVNWSRKSSIWPMTFGLACCAIEMMAAGASHYDLDRFGIIFRASPRQSDCIIIAGTVTKKMLPVIKTVYEQMPEPKWVIAMGACACSGGIFDTYSVVQGIDEALPVDVYIPGCPPRPEALLYGLMKLQDKIMHDKNSFGSAIGLGNRIESAAA
- a CDS encoding NADH-quinone oxidoreductase subunit C; amino-acid sequence: MAENNRAVVKLKEKFASSIVEVVEFRGEVTVTIKKEDLLAVLAFLKQALQFNLLTDVTAIDYLGKREERFMMVYLLYSIPNKDRLRIKAAVSEAECHIESATQVWAAANWLEREVYDLFGITFDNHPDLRRILMTPDWEGYPLRKDYPLQGPDREPYKGRLS
- the nuoD gene encoding NADH dehydrogenase (quinone) subunit D, which produces MATTEKMTLNMGPQHPSTHGVLRLVLELDGEVITKITPDIGYLHRGVEKLSEHRTYHQVLPLTDRLDYLAPMHNNLGYILTVEKLLDIQVPERAQTIRIIMAELTRLESHLVWLATHALDIGAMTVFLYAFREREVIMETYELISGARMTSNFFRAGGLSQDVPPEFEKKVRDFIDAMPGNLDQYEGLLTTNPIWLKRTIGNGVITAEDAIDIGITGPALRGSGVDWDLRRDNPYSGYENYQFQVPVGEKCDTFDRYKVRLVEMREACKIVTQALDRLKPGPVLADCPQVCYPPKENVYNSIEGLIHHFKIASEGYPVPEGEVYQGVENPKGELGFYIVSDGSSKPYRMRIRPPSFVNLQAIEKMAKGAMIADLVAVIGTLDVVLGEIDR
- a CDS encoding complex I 24 kDa subunit family protein, which codes for MSEAVAQQAKEQEPEVDLSIADKVIDKYIDLPGNLMPVLQGVQDEYGYVPRKVADYVAERLNVYPSQIYGVLTFYAQFHLKPRGKFIIRVCVGTACHVSGAPRIVETFFDKLHIGHAETTPDLRYTFEKVACLGACGMAPLAMVNDDTFGKMTVQKVDEIIAEYNQRPMK